The genomic stretch GCACAAGAACCTCCGTTCCCTGGACCTGGACCTTTTCACTCTTTCTCCCAAGGATCAGAAGCGCGGTGGCCAGCAGTTCGATATCGTTTACGATTACTGCACCTTCTCCGCAATTCATCCGGGCCGTCGCGACGAATATTTCGAAGTCTGCTACAAGATGCTGAAGGATGACGGTCTCCTGATTTCCCTCATGTATCCCCTGATGAACGGCAAGACCCTCCAGGGGCCTCCCCACTGCACCAGCGAAGGCGAACTGATGGCTCGTCTCGACGGCGTGTTCGACATTGTAGACCGCATTCCTGCTGTGGGCAGCCTCCCGGGCCGTGAAGGCAAGGAAGAATTCTGGCTTCTCAAGAAGTGCCTGTAATGACCGCTCATGCTAAATTTTGGATAAGTACGTCTCGTTAGCACTCGCTCTCAAAAAGACCTTGGTTAAAGCCAAGGTCTTTTTTCACATATAGCGTAAAGATTATAGGTTAAAGGATAAAGATGCACGGCTACGCCGTGCTCTTTTTCTTTTCAAGGGCTTTTTCGCACAGTGGCCACACAGAAACTCAGTTTAAAACGCCGAAAAATCAGGAAAAAGGGAAAATCGGTTACTAAAACGCATATTTCAGACCATCTGGTAACCCAAATTTTAATTTGTTTGCAACAAATTCTAATTTCTTCTTTCCAATTTTCATCACGAAGGTTACTTAATAGCGAAAAATTTGCCAAATAGTAACCTTCATTTCTTCATTTTTGCACAATTCCACCTACTTTATTCAAAATAAAGGTTACTAAACAAAAATTTAAACGCCACTTAGTAACCCTTTTCCCCTAAAAATTCCTCCTCCCCTCCCCCACTACATTCGCCTTAGTTATCAATGAAAGATTAAGATTGTTGATAAAGGCGCTTCGCGCTCAATATAAATACGGCACAGCCGTGATTATAACCACACTTCACTCCTCACTGTTCACTCTTCACTATCATACCCTCATCCTTTAACCTTTCTCCTTTAACCTTTCTCCTTTTTTCTATCTTTTCTCCAAAAACAAAACACTTAATACGAGGTTATTATGGCTGATTTATGTCCCTGTGGATCCGGTAAGGAATACTGCGAATGCTGCGAACCCATCATCAAGGGTACCGCCCTGGCAGCTTCTCCCGAAGCTTTGATGCGTTCTCGCTACACTGCTTACGCAAAGCACGAAATCAAGTGGCTCAAGGACTCCCTCGAAGCCACCCAGCGTGACGACTTTGACGAACCCAGCGTAGAAGCATGGAGCCGTGATTCTGAATGGTTGGGCATTGAAATCAAGCAGACCAAGACCGAAGAAGAAAAGAACATCGGCTGGGTTGAATTCATCGCTCGCTTCAAGCAGGGTAACATCACCCGCAACCACCACGAACTTGGCGAATTCCACAAGGTCGGTGGCGCATGGTTCTTCTACGATGGCCGCGCTGTTAAGCAGGAAACCGTTAAGAAGACCGAACCGGACGTTGGCCGTAACGATCCGTGCCCCTGCGGTTCTGGCAAGAAGTACAAGAAGTGCTGCGGCGCTGGTAAGTAATTTTCCGAAGGAAAAAAAATGTTCAAAGTTTTTGTTGATGGTGAAGCTGGTACCACCGGTCTTCAGATCTATGACCGTTTGGCAAAGCGTACCGACATCGAAGTTCTCCGTATCGATCCGGAACTTCGCAAGGACGTCAATGAACGTCAGAAGCTGATTAACGCTTCCGACGTTACCTTCCTATGTCTGCCTGACGCAGCTGCCGTCGAAAGCGCGGCCCTCTGCACCAGTCCCGACACTTGCATTATCGACGCCTCCACGGCCCACCGTGTAAATCCCGACTGGACCTACGGGATGCCGGAACTTTCCGCCGAACAGCGAAAGGCCATCAGCAAAGCTAAGCGCATTGCAAACCCCGGCTGCCATGCCACCGGTTTTATCCTTGGCGTACACCCGCTGATTGCAAGCGGCCTTCTGCCCAAGTCTGCAAACCTTGCCGCATACAGCCTGACCGGCTACTCCGGCGGTGGCAAGAAGCTCATTGCCGAGTATGAAGAGGAATCTGCCCTCAGCCACAAGGCCGGTGAATCCCTGGCAATCATGGCTCCCGCACCTTACGCCTTGGCTCTCAGCCACAAGCATCTACCCGAAATGAAGAAGTACTGCGAACTTGAGAACGCCCCCTTCTTCAACCCGGTGCTTGGCCCCTACTACAAGGGCATGGCTGTAACGGTCGCCATATTTGCAAACCAGCTGACCAAGAAGGTCACCCCGGCTGAACTGACCGAGGTTCTGGCAAAGCACTACGAAGGTTCCAACTTCGTAACGGTTATGCCTTACGAAGCACCCCCGGCTGAGTCTCCGGCCCTCTATAACGGTCGTCTGAACCCCACCATCTGCAACGGAACAAACAACGCTTGCATCCAGGTGTTCGGCAACGACAACGTTATGCAGGTCACCACCATCATCGACAATCTGGGCAAGGGCGCCAGCGGTGCCGCCATCCAGAACATGAACATCGCTCTGGGTCTCGACGAAACCCTGGGCCTGTAAGAAATGAAAAATGAAGAATGAACAATTAACAATGGTAATAATCGCGGCCTCGCCGCATCATATAAAGAGCCGAAGGCTCCATTGTGACCATTGTTCATCGTTAATCGTTAATTGTTAATTGTTAATTGTTAATTATAACTGGTAGTCTATGTTTCTTGACGAAAAATCTATTGAAGTACGCTCCGGCAAAGGTGGAGACGGCATCTGCAGTTTCCATCGCGAAAAGTTTGTACCCCTGGGCGGCCCCGATGGCGGAGACGGCGGCCGTGGCGGTCACGTAATCCTTCAAGTCAACGAACAGTATTCTACCCTGCTGGATATGGGCAACACCCGCCTTTACAGGGCCCAGAACGGACAGCCCGGTGGCGCCAAGCGCTGCACCGGACGTTCCGCCGAAGATCTTGTGGTTAGCGTTCCCCGCGGAACCATCGTCAAGGATGCTGAAGGCAGAATCCTCGCAGACCTGACCGAAGACGGCCAGCGCTGGATTGCCGCACGTGGCGGAAAGGGCGGTATGGGCAACCAGCATTTTGCAACACCTTCCAATCAGGCTCCCCGCAAGTGTACTCCCGGCGAAGCTGGCGAAAAGCGCGAGCTCTTCCTGGAACTTAAGCTCATGGCCGACGTGGGCCTGGTGGGTTTCCCCAACGCAGGCAAGTCCAGCCTGGTGAACAAGATTTCCAGCGGACGCCCCAAGGTTGGCGACTATCCCTTTACCACTCTGGAACCGGTGCTGGGCATTGTCCAGATGAACGGTCACAGCTTTGTGGTGGCAGACATTCCGGGTCTTCTGGAAGGCGCCAGCGAAGGCAAGGGCCTGGGCCACCAGTTCCTGAAACACATCGAACGCACCCATACTCTTTTGTTCGTAATCGACGGCTTTGCCGAAAACGCCTATGAACAGTTCAGCGTTCTTAAGGACGAACTGAAGGCATTCCATCCCAAGCTGGCACAGAAGCCCTACGTTATCGCACTGAACAAGAGCGACCTGGGCATCGACGAAGCCATCAAGCAGTTCAAGGAACACAAGGAACCGGTCATTGTAACCTCCGCTATCACTGGCGACGGTTGCATGGATCTGCAGAAGGCCTTGGACGAAGCAGTTCCCCACGTTCAGAAAAAGAAGGTGGGCTGGGAATCCAAGAAGGTTATCGAAGCCAAGACCATGAAGGCTGCAGACAAGACCCGCGCAAAGGCAGCCCGCAAGACTGCCGCTCCCAAGACCACGGCATCCAAGTCTACCGCCAAGAAGTCTACAGCAAAGCCGGCAGCCAAAAAGACTTCCGGTTCCAAGAAGAAATAAGGTTGTTGAATCAAGGTAACTTCAATGGCTAAGAAGGAACAATCCACTCCAGTAATCCAGAACCGAAAGGCAAGTCATCTCTACTTTGTAGATGAATCCTTCGAGGTGGGCGTCATGCTCATCGGTTCCGAGGTGAAGTCCATTCGCGACGGCAAGTGTACTCTGGGCGAGGCCTGGATCGATCTTGATCCCGACAAGGATGAGCTCTGGCTGATTGGTGCCCACATTGACGAATACCTTTTCGCAAACCGTTTCAATCATTTCCCGGCAAGAAAGAGAAAGCTCCTGGCCCACGTTCACGAAATCCAGAAGATGCGCAAGGCCAAGGAACAGAAGGGTTGCACCCTCATTCCTCTCAAGCTCTATTTCAAGAACCGCAGGGTAAAACTTGAAATGGGCATCTGTCGCGGTAAAGACCAGCACGACAAGCGTCAGTCCATTATGGAACGTGATGCCAAGATGGAAATGGCACGAGCAGCAAAGGCGCACAAGTAATGTTCAAGAAATTGTTCATCTGCCTTGCAGTCCTGTTCGTGGTTCTTGCCTCTGCCGCCAATGCAGACAAGCCCGCAGCTTCTAGCGTCAACAAGGCAGCCTCCGTCGGCACAGACAAGGCATCTGTCTCCCCCGCGGGCAAAGTCGACATCGAGCTTTTTGCAAAAAGCAGGAATGCAAGCTTCCATTGGTTTCCTGTCCAGAAAACATTCAATCTGGTAACCCCTAAGGATACCGCAAAATTCGCAATAGGCCTTCCCTTTGTAAATATCAAGGGAAACGCCTCCGCACTCAAATCTGCTCCGGAAATCGTCAATGGGCGCATCTGGGTGGATTCCGCAGATGTAGCAGGTCTATTCCCCTCCGAAGCCGTCAGCAGTTCTGCCAAGCAGGTCACCGCAGTTTCCAGCAGCTCTATCGCCACAGCAACAAGCTCAGTCGCCGCCGCACCTGCATCCTCCAGCAGTTCTGTCAAGCAGACCGCCGCAAGCACTCCGGCGGTAGCCCCAGCAGCACAGTCCGCCACAAAGGCTAAGGAACAGCCCGCCTCCAACAAGAACGAAACCGCCGGCACCCGCGAAGTAAAAACAATCGTCATCGACCCGGGCCATGGCGGCAAGGACTCAGGCGCCCTGGGCGGCAAGTCCCAGGAAAAGGACATCGTCCTCACCGTAGGCAAGCTCCTCAAGAAAGAGCTTGAAAAAGAAGGTTTCAACGTAAAGATGACCCGCGACAAGGACGTGTTCATCGAGCTAGGCCAGCGCGCCAATCTAGCGAACCAGTGGGACGGCGATCTGTTCATCAGCCTCCATTGCAACGCCATCGACGCCACCCCCGAAAAGAAAAAGCAAGTCAAGGGCTATCACGTTTACGTTCTCCGCGCTCCCGAAAGCGAAGAAGACAAGGCAATCGCCCGTCGCGAAAACAAGGTGGCCACCCTCTACGGCGAAAAGAACGCCAAGGAAGAACTCTCCCCCATCGAATGGTTCAAGCTGGAAGCCCGCCTTGAAAAATACAAACAGAATAGCTACATGTTCACCGAAGAAATGCTCAAGGCCATGGACGGCGGCAAGATCCGTCGCCAGGCAGGTGGCGTCGGCGGTGCAGGCTTCATGGTTCTTGTGGGCGCCCTGATGCCCGCCGTTCTTTACGAAATCGGCTTCATCAGCAACCCTGACGACGAAGCCTACATGATGAGCGACGCTGGCCAGAAGGACATTGCAGAACGCATTTCCAAGGCCGTGGCAAACTACAAGGCCGCAGTCCACAACTACCGCGAAACCCTAGGCAGGTAATCTGCAGATAGAACGAAGGTTAAAAGAGAAGGGCCGCAAGCGCGGTCTTTTTTTTGCTAGTGCAGTCCTTTTTTATAATCGTCAG from Fibrobacter sp. encodes the following:
- the obgE gene encoding GTPase ObgE gives rise to the protein MFLDEKSIEVRSGKGGDGICSFHREKFVPLGGPDGGDGGRGGHVILQVNEQYSTLLDMGNTRLYRAQNGQPGGAKRCTGRSAEDLVVSVPRGTIVKDAEGRILADLTEDGQRWIAARGGKGGMGNQHFATPSNQAPRKCTPGEAGEKRELFLELKLMADVGLVGFPNAGKSSLVNKISSGRPKVGDYPFTTLEPVLGIVQMNGHSFVVADIPGLLEGASEGKGLGHQFLKHIERTHTLLFVIDGFAENAYEQFSVLKDELKAFHPKLAQKPYVIALNKSDLGIDEAIKQFKEHKEPVIVTSAITGDGCMDLQKALDEAVPHVQKKKVGWESKKVIEAKTMKAADKTRAKAARKTAAPKTTASKSTAKKSTAKPAAKKTSGSKKK
- the argC gene encoding N-acetyl-gamma-glutamyl-phosphate reductase — encoded protein: MFKVFVDGEAGTTGLQIYDRLAKRTDIEVLRIDPELRKDVNERQKLINASDVTFLCLPDAAAVESAALCTSPDTCIIDASTAHRVNPDWTYGMPELSAEQRKAISKAKRIANPGCHATGFILGVHPLIASGLLPKSANLAAYSLTGYSGGGKKLIAEYEEESALSHKAGESLAIMAPAPYALALSHKHLPEMKKYCELENAPFFNPVLGPYYKGMAVTVAIFANQLTKKVTPAELTEVLAKHYEGSNFVTVMPYEAPPAESPALYNGRLNPTICNGTNNACIQVFGNDNVMQVTTIIDNLGKGASGAAIQNMNIALGLDETLGL
- a CDS encoding TPMT family class I SAM-dependent methyltransferase, whose protein sequence is MLTQNLPEFWDNLYAEGKDYWNTKKATPALLEFFKNPACPATGSVLVPGAGFGYDAEAWALRGHDVLAVDFAPTAVDELDHLSRKHKNLRSLDLDLFTLSPKDQKRGGQQFDIVYDYCTFSAIHPGRRDEYFEVCYKMLKDDGLLISLMYPLMNGKTLQGPPHCTSEGELMARLDGVFDIVDRIPAVGSLPGREGKEEFWLLKKCL
- a CDS encoding N-acetylmuramoyl-L-alanine amidase; the encoded protein is MFKKLFICLAVLFVVLASAANADKPAASSVNKAASVGTDKASVSPAGKVDIELFAKSRNASFHWFPVQKTFNLVTPKDTAKFAIGLPFVNIKGNASALKSAPEIVNGRIWVDSADVAGLFPSEAVSSSAKQVTAVSSSSIATATSSVAAAPASSSSSVKQTAASTPAVAPAAQSATKAKEQPASNKNETAGTREVKTIVIDPGHGGKDSGALGGKSQEKDIVLTVGKLLKKELEKEGFNVKMTRDKDVFIELGQRANLANQWDGDLFISLHCNAIDATPEKKKQVKGYHVYVLRAPESEEDKAIARRENKVATLYGEKNAKEELSPIEWFKLEARLEKYKQNSYMFTEEMLKAMDGGKIRRQAGGVGGAGFMVLVGALMPAVLYEIGFISNPDDEAYMMSDAGQKDIAERISKAVANYKAAVHNYRETLGR
- the smpB gene encoding SsrA-binding protein SmpB gives rise to the protein MAKKEQSTPVIQNRKASHLYFVDESFEVGVMLIGSEVKSIRDGKCTLGEAWIDLDPDKDELWLIGAHIDEYLFANRFNHFPARKRKLLAHVHEIQKMRKAKEQKGCTLIPLKLYFKNRRVKLEMGICRGKDQHDKRQSIMERDAKMEMARAAKAHK
- a CDS encoding YchJ family protein → MADLCPCGSGKEYCECCEPIIKGTALAASPEALMRSRYTAYAKHEIKWLKDSLEATQRDDFDEPSVEAWSRDSEWLGIEIKQTKTEEEKNIGWVEFIARFKQGNITRNHHELGEFHKVGGAWFFYDGRAVKQETVKKTEPDVGRNDPCPCGSGKKYKKCCGAGK